A genomic window from Plutella xylostella chromosome 23, ilPluXylo3.1, whole genome shotgun sequence includes:
- the LOC105383536 gene encoding PWWP domain-containing protein 2A, with product MAAVAATADIMIEKDSEILVRVEEALADLIVVSYCTDDKKFQGVLLDANKGTLPFGVYSLHPAFNKDNPLSNKDEKLHSVSQRFTYQEPQYATEKPQTKKVSAKGKAQPRQKMTVRLRPRKVLCSNCQGICNENNENVHVKKRKLDGNASDDAPYEAMGRDAEKKFLMGSMLIPKLSRLQPQEISNAIKGNKNCDELGRDIEGRGERSCDNDRVPHEVAFVNVNEDINMNCDIKTDTAKQDNDAPFNSIFTNKKTIKICFGEGEGTVVKIPALVGDYNEDSGVCDMTKQSELKAAKKALKKAKRQAKKNSALGVRTGLSPKHIGALSPRNNVDTAPCTLSIDKKHKHKVKHKKKNKERDENTSKGPESEPINYFSDIKGNCNKQKPAVNLRRPSSHSPEEKGEESGSEGWESDAVPDFPEDSTEGVGGKHLPVTPGDIVWGKVVGFPWWPGRVLSVSLESKAHVAWFASKTSSMIPCDSLSPFLEDYKVRFNKKKRGPYKEAVKQATIEANQLLSHIVDPLGSPSHSLPTVSPRPINVFS from the exons ATGGCGGCTGTCGCAGCAACAGCCGATATAATGATTGAAAAGGATTCTGAAATTTTAGTAAGAGTAGAAGAAGCTTTAGCTGATTTAATTGTTGTCTCTTACTGCACAGACGATAAAAAGTTCCAAGGTGTGCTATTGGACGCTAATAAAGG CACCCTGCCTTTTGGAGTGTACAGCCTCCACCCTGCATTTAATAAAGACAATCCGCTGTCCAACAAAGATGAAAAACTACATTCCGTTAGTCAAAGGTTCACTTACCAGGAGCCTCAGTATGCGACTGAAAAACCCCAGACCAAGAAGGTTAGTGCTAAGGGTAAGGCCCAGCCGAGACAAAAGATGACCGTCAGGTTAAGACCTAGAAAGGTCCTGTGTTCAAACTGCCAGGGAATATGCAATGAAAACAATGAGAATGTGCATGTGAAGAAGAGGAAACTGGACGGTAATGCTTCAGACGACGCCCCGTACGAGGCGATGGGGCGCGATGCAGAGAAGAAGTTCCTCATGGGCAGCATGCTCATACCAAAGCTCTCCCGGCTACAGCCACAAGAAATCTCTAATGCCATTAAAGGAAACAAAAACTGTGATGAGTTGGGCAGAGATATAGAAGGAAGAGGGGAAAGAAGTTGTGATAATGACAGGGTACCACACGAAGTAGCATTTGTTAATGTTAATGAAGACATTAATATGAATTGTGATATTAAAACTGATACTGCTAAACAAGACAATGATGCACCCTTCAACTCAATATTTACTAACAAAAAgactataaaaatatgttttggaGAAGGAGAAGGTACAGTAGTCAAAATACCTGCTCTAGTCGGTGATTACAATGAGGATTCTGGAGTCTGTGATATGACAAAGCAATCTGAACTGAAAGCAGCCAAAAAAGCCCTGAAAAAGGCTAAGAGGCAAGCAAAGAAAAACAGCGCATTAGGTGTGAGAACAGGACTGTCCCCTAAACATATAGGGGCACTGTCACCTCGAAATAATGTGGACACAGCACCATGCACACTCTCAATAGACAagaaacacaaacacaaagtgaaacataaaaagaaaaacaaggAAAGAGACGAAAACACAAGCAAAGGCCCTGAAAGTGAACCAATCAACTACTTTAGTGATATAAAAGGAAACTGTAATAAGCAGAAGCCAGCTGTTAACTTAAGGAGGCCAAGTAGTCATTCTCCTGAAGAAAAGGGTGAAGAGAGTGGATCTGAAGGGTGGGAGAGTGATGCTGTGCCGGACTTTCCAGAAGATTCCACCGAGGGTGTTGGCGGGAAGCACTTGCCGGTGACTCCAGGGGACATTGTCTGGGGCAAGGTGGTGGGGTTCCCATGGTGGCCGGGCCGGGTGCTCAGCGTCTCACTTGAGTCCAAGGCACATGTAGCGTGGTTTGCCTCTAAAACATCATCCATGATACCCTGCGACAGCCTGAGCCCTTTTCTAGAAGATTATAAG GTCCGCTTTAACAAGAAGAAGAGAGGTCCATACAAGGAGGCTGTGAAGCAAGCCACGATAGAAGCCAATCAGTTGTTGTCTCACATTGTGGACCCGCTGGGGAGCCCCTCACACAGCCTGCCCACCGTCTCGCCACGGCCCATCAATGTTTTCTCTTAA